A genomic stretch from Corynebacterium faecale includes:
- a CDS encoding SIMPL domain-containing protein (The SIMPL domain is named for its presence in mouse protein SIMPL (signalling molecule that associates with mouse pelle-like kinase). Bacterial member BP26, from Brucella, was shown to assemble into a channel-like structure, while YggE from E. coli has been associated with resistance to oxidative stress.) has protein sequence MTPVVEARGQAVISQQADRWRLSVQVHVRSAPRRTQAVATIQRTLEALAGVELTAERVEDGAAFDPEGVIAGWSGVITGSVDGTGQLRELVSRLAGVADVEMHGPRWELSTTAEQEGRAKALASASGVARADADVIARALGGSCGKLIRATSDQSVNNFGTERAVMAMGVSRTMGEALPPRVMELRLVPDLIDVRAQVAVSFLFVPDP, from the coding sequence ATGACACCCGTGGTGGAGGCGAGGGGACAGGCGGTCATCAGTCAGCAGGCAGATCGCTGGCGGTTGAGCGTGCAGGTGCACGTCCGCAGTGCGCCACGTCGCACCCAGGCGGTAGCCACCATTCAGCGCACGCTTGAGGCACTGGCCGGGGTGGAGTTGACCGCGGAGCGGGTAGAAGACGGCGCGGCCTTCGATCCGGAGGGCGTCATCGCCGGGTGGTCCGGTGTGATCACCGGATCGGTGGATGGGACCGGGCAACTGCGGGAACTGGTCTCCAGATTGGCGGGTGTGGCCGATGTGGAGATGCACGGTCCCCGCTGGGAGTTGAGCACCACAGCTGAGCAGGAAGGCCGGGCGAAAGCTCTGGCATCCGCCAGTGGGGTGGCGCGTGCTGATGCGGACGTCATCGCCCGCGCACTCGGGGGCAGCTGCGGGAAACTGATCCGCGCCACCAGCGACCAGAGCGTCAACAACTTCGGAACAGAACGCGCGGTCATGGCCATGGGGGTGTCCCGCACCATGGGTGAGGCGCTTCCGCCGCGGGTGATGGAACTCAGACTGGTGCCGGATCTCATTGATGTCCGTGCGCAGGTGGCTGTGAGCTTTCTTTTTGTTCCCGATCCCTGA
- the rplL gene encoding 50S ribosomal protein L7/L12, translated as MAKLTKDELIEAFKEMTLIELSEFVKEFEEVFEVTAAAPVAVAAAGGAGEAAAAEEQSEFDVVLEDAGAKKIGVIKAVRELVSGLGLKEAKELVEGAPKAILEGANKEDAEAAKAKLEEAGAKVTLK; from the coding sequence ATGGCTAAGCTCACCAAGGACGAGCTCATTGAGGCTTTCAAGGAAATGACCCTCATCGAGCTCTCTGAGTTCGTCAAGGAATTCGAAGAGGTCTTCGAGGTCACCGCTGCTGCTCCAGTCGCAGTTGCTGCTGCAGGCGGCGCCGGCGAGGCTGCTGCTGCTGAAGAGCAGTCCGAGTTCGACGTTGTTCTCGAGGATGCAGGCGCCAAGAAGATCGGCGTGATCAAGGCTGTCCGCGAGCTCGTCTCCGGTCTGGGTCTGAAGGAAGCTAAGGAGCTCGTCGAGGGCGCACCTAAGGCTATCCTCGAAGGCGCAAACAAGGAAGACGCTGAGGCTGCCAAGGCTAAGCTCGAAGAGGCTGGCGCAAAGGTCACCCTCAAGTAA
- a CDS encoding phytoene desaturase family protein encodes MTKLSQERPRAVVVGSGPNGLTAACLLAREGWQVDVYEQGPTPGGAARSAPVLGEGTTVDLGSAAHPFGISSPVFRELDLEAHGLEWAHSRYAMAHPLDGGRAAFLSRGVERTATQLGEDYSRWRKLHHPFTRDIDQHLDNVLGPVIRVPKHPVKMAAFGTVALLPARALARATFETEEARVLFAGSAVHAITPPDRPMTSSFGLLFSALGMARGWPVAVGGSQSVVDALVSVLHEHGGTIHTDHPVEDLAEFEDAEAVILNLTPNQVARLKNVELSRRAKRIMKNWKYGPGSYKLDILLDGPIPWTNPEVGEATTVHVCGGLDEIQMAEADAAAGRVPDKPFVLVCQQQVADPTRAQNGETVVWAYAHVPQGYVDKRAATLILKQIERFAPGFRDRILSVVENNAQDLENWNPNLVGGDVGGGATAGVQMIRRMPYKLGPRLYMASSSTSPGGGVHGMPGAWVARAVLRDQE; translated from the coding sequence GTGACTAAGTTATCTCAAGAGAGACCTCGTGCGGTGGTTGTGGGATCGGGGCCCAATGGACTCACAGCGGCGTGTCTACTTGCCCGGGAAGGCTGGCAGGTGGATGTCTATGAACAAGGCCCGACACCGGGGGGTGCGGCGCGCTCGGCGCCGGTACTGGGGGAGGGAACCACCGTGGACCTGGGGTCCGCGGCGCACCCTTTCGGTATCTCATCCCCGGTGTTCCGGGAGCTTGATCTGGAGGCGCACGGGCTGGAATGGGCCCATTCCCGTTATGCCATGGCGCACCCACTCGATGGAGGGCGCGCAGCCTTCCTCAGTCGTGGCGTGGAGAGAACCGCCACACAGCTGGGGGAGGATTACTCCAGGTGGCGGAAACTCCATCATCCTTTCACCCGGGATATTGATCAGCACCTGGATAACGTCCTGGGTCCGGTGATCCGGGTGCCGAAACATCCGGTGAAGATGGCGGCGTTTGGCACAGTGGCCTTGCTTCCCGCCCGCGCCCTGGCGCGCGCGACCTTCGAGACAGAAGAGGCCCGGGTTCTCTTCGCCGGTTCCGCGGTACACGCGATCACCCCACCTGATCGGCCCATGACCTCATCCTTCGGCCTTCTCTTCAGCGCATTGGGCATGGCGAGGGGCTGGCCGGTGGCGGTTGGGGGTTCACAGAGTGTGGTCGATGCACTGGTGTCCGTCCTGCATGAACACGGTGGGACGATCCACACCGACCACCCTGTGGAGGATCTGGCGGAGTTCGAGGACGCCGAGGCGGTTATCCTCAACCTCACCCCGAACCAGGTTGCCCGCCTGAAGAACGTGGAGCTTTCCCGCAGGGCGAAAAGAATAATGAAGAACTGGAAATACGGTCCCGGCTCCTACAAGCTGGATATTCTCCTGGACGGACCCATCCCCTGGACCAATCCGGAAGTGGGGGAGGCGACCACCGTGCATGTCTGTGGCGGTCTGGATGAGATCCAGATGGCGGAGGCCGATGCGGCTGCCGGGCGGGTACCGGATAAACCCTTTGTGCTGGTGTGTCAGCAGCAGGTGGCGGATCCCACCCGGGCGCAGAATGGTGAGACCGTGGTCTGGGCCTATGCCCACGTTCCGCAGGGATATGTGGACAAGCGTGCCGCCACCCTCATTCTCAAGCAGATTGAACGCTTCGCCCCGGGGTTCCGGGATCGGATCCTCAGCGTGGTGGAGAACAATGCTCAGGATCTTGAAAATTGGAACCCGAACCTGGTGGGGGGTGATGTCGGTGGCGGAGCAACCGCCGGGGTGCAGATGATCCGCCGTATGCCGTACAAACTGGGGCCGCGTCTCTACATGGCCTCCTCGTCCACCAGTCCCGGCGGCGGAGTGCACGGCATGCCCGGAGCCTGGGTGGCCCGTGCCGTGCTGCGCGATCAGGAGTAG
- the rplJ gene encoding 50S ribosomal protein L10, translated as MANPKNEASLAELKAQFAETDSVVLTEYRGLTVAQTTELRRALGNDVQYSVAKNTLVKIAANEAGVEGLDDLLTGPTAVAFIKGEAVDAAKVLKKFGDDNKAFVVKGGYMDGNALTADQVKAIAELDNRETTLAKLAGAMKGNLAKAAGLFNAPASQVARLAVALQEKKDA; from the coding sequence ATGGCAAACCCAAAGAACGAAGCATCTCTGGCAGAGCTCAAGGCACAGTTCGCTGAGACCGATTCAGTCGTTCTCACCGAATACCGTGGCCTGACCGTAGCTCAGACCACTGAACTGCGACGCGCACTTGGCAATGATGTCCAGTACTCCGTCGCCAAGAACACCCTTGTTAAGATCGCCGCTAATGAAGCTGGCGTCGAGGGCCTTGATGATCTCCTGACCGGTCCGACCGCTGTTGCCTTCATCAAGGGCGAAGCAGTCGATGCCGCAAAGGTGCTGAAGAAATTCGGCGACGACAACAAGGCATTCGTAGTCAAGGGTGGCTACATGGATGGCAATGCTCTGACCGCAGATCAGGTCAAGGCAATTGCTGAGCTGGACAACCGCGAGACCACTCTCGCGAAGCTTGCCGGCGCCATGAAGGGCAACTTGGCAAAGGCCGCAGGCCTGTTCAATGCCCCTGCTTCCCAGGTTGCGCGCCTCGCGGTTGCGCTCCAGGAGAAGAAGGACGCTTAA